One segment of Natronosalvus halobius DNA contains the following:
- a CDS encoding glycoside hydrolase family 15 protein yields the protein MTTPNSTHDDSNRFPTVSWASGETYGLETPHDYDTEDPTRVWCTLTDGAITEPRFPRVDVMNLRTLSFVVTDGDGYVARTSRPTQRATDTLERTVTPTADDALVYEHRFRETAAGHDWTLTVETAVDTESEALCCSLVFDAANAPTEYDVYVVGQPTPSARGVHTRAERVGDTDDYGLAVSDTGGGSTVIHDQDGEPYRVALALEAADGFDWAAVREGGENGMEPLEGDAGAAASGEEIVSFGARVGRSVAALETEVALGFATDADVDAARVEATRALERGFETIREDYVDSWQSYLADLDVPASVADDPDRRVQYDFAAMTLKAVEDKTFVGAGLASPSVPWGTGVEATEAADYGYNFVWSRDLYQVSTAFEAMGDVESAIDATEYLFRYQIEDDGFLPQNTYLEGTTRWGGEQLDNVSFPAVMAYQLANRHGYGLDRASYDYEDVRSIAEYILRSGPDSEQERWEEEAGYSPSTIAAEVAALVCAAWFADREGADEDAIRYLAVADDWSRGVEEWCATDSGTEEHDAPYYVRVSADGRPDEASERTLANGGPTLDEREIVDAGFLELVRLGIVPWDDEVVRNSLAVVDGTIRVDTPHGPAWYRYNGDGYGEQTADGPDGSGAPWSLTHEGKGRLWPIFTGERGEYELLADETDADLEPEALLETMTGFANSGRMLPEQVWDGEETTEFSWTFGSGTAAATPLAWSCAQYVRLAHSMDAGRPVETPEIVADFFRERGRQSRTSSDSITPTLEVEIDGKTVSGTTDGDYLVVQTDAGIETRAVTNGRFSLEKDNALSPMRVVAVSVGEDVWALETATEVLRPERGAP from the coding sequence ATGACGACACCGAATTCGACCCACGACGACTCGAATCGATTTCCCACCGTAAGCTGGGCGAGCGGCGAAACGTACGGACTCGAGACGCCCCACGACTACGACACCGAGGACCCAACGCGCGTCTGGTGTACCCTGACCGACGGAGCGATCACCGAACCGCGGTTCCCGCGCGTGGACGTGATGAACCTGCGAACGCTGTCGTTCGTCGTCACCGACGGTGACGGCTACGTGGCACGAACGAGTCGACCGACCCAGCGCGCGACCGATACGCTCGAGCGCACCGTGACGCCGACGGCCGACGACGCACTCGTCTACGAACACCGGTTTCGCGAGACGGCGGCGGGCCACGACTGGACGCTGACCGTCGAAACCGCCGTCGATACCGAGAGCGAAGCGCTGTGCTGTTCGCTCGTCTTCGACGCGGCCAACGCACCCACCGAGTACGACGTCTACGTCGTCGGCCAGCCGACGCCATCCGCACGAGGCGTTCACACCCGCGCCGAACGCGTGGGTGATACTGACGACTACGGCCTCGCCGTCTCCGACACCGGCGGCGGATCGACTGTCATCCACGACCAGGACGGTGAGCCATACCGCGTGGCGCTGGCACTCGAGGCCGCGGACGGGTTCGACTGGGCGGCGGTCCGCGAGGGTGGCGAGAACGGAATGGAGCCGCTCGAGGGGGACGCCGGCGCCGCGGCTTCGGGCGAGGAAATCGTCTCATTCGGCGCTCGCGTCGGGCGTAGCGTTGCTGCCCTCGAGACCGAGGTCGCGCTCGGATTCGCGACCGACGCGGACGTGGACGCGGCCCGAGTGGAAGCAACGCGAGCACTCGAGCGCGGCTTCGAGACGATCCGCGAGGACTACGTCGACTCCTGGCAGTCGTATCTCGCTGACCTGGACGTCCCCGCGAGCGTCGCCGACGATCCGGACCGGCGCGTCCAGTACGACTTCGCGGCGATGACTCTCAAGGCCGTCGAGGACAAGACGTTCGTCGGGGCGGGCCTCGCATCTCCCTCAGTTCCCTGGGGAACCGGCGTCGAGGCCACCGAAGCGGCGGACTACGGCTACAACTTCGTCTGGTCGCGGGACCTCTACCAGGTCTCGACCGCCTTCGAGGCGATGGGCGACGTCGAGAGCGCGATCGACGCCACGGAGTACCTCTTTCGCTACCAGATCGAGGACGACGGCTTCCTCCCGCAGAACACCTACCTCGAGGGGACCACGCGGTGGGGCGGCGAGCAACTGGACAACGTCTCGTTCCCGGCCGTCATGGCCTACCAGCTCGCGAATCGCCACGGCTACGGGCTCGATCGAGCCAGCTACGACTACGAGGACGTGCGATCCATCGCGGAGTACATCTTGCGAAGCGGGCCCGACAGCGAACAGGAGCGATGGGAGGAGGAGGCGGGTTACTCCCCGAGTACGATCGCCGCCGAGGTCGCCGCGCTCGTCTGTGCGGCCTGGTTCGCCGACCGCGAGGGCGCCGACGAGGATGCCATCCGTTACCTCGCGGTCGCCGACGACTGGTCGCGCGGCGTCGAGGAGTGGTGCGCCACGGACTCGGGAACCGAGGAGCACGACGCGCCCTACTACGTTCGCGTGAGCGCGGACGGGCGACCGGACGAGGCGAGCGAGCGGACCCTCGCCAACGGCGGCCCAACGCTCGACGAACGCGAAATCGTCGACGCAGGCTTTCTCGAGCTCGTTCGGCTGGGAATCGTTCCCTGGGACGACGAGGTCGTCCGCAACTCGCTCGCCGTCGTCGACGGAACGATTCGCGTCGACACCCCTCACGGCCCCGCCTGGTACCGCTACAACGGCGACGGCTACGGCGAACAGACCGCCGACGGGCCGGACGGATCGGGTGCACCCTGGTCCCTCACGCACGAGGGCAAGGGACGACTGTGGCCGATCTTCACAGGCGAGCGCGGCGAGTACGAACTGCTCGCCGACGAGACCGACGCCGACCTCGAGCCGGAGGCCCTCCTGGAGACGATGACCGGCTTCGCCAACAGCGGCCGGATGCTTCCAGAACAGGTCTGGGACGGCGAGGAGACGACCGAGTTCAGCTGGACGTTCGGTAGCGGAACGGCGGCTGCGACGCCCCTGGCGTGGAGTTGCGCCCAGTACGTTCGGCTCGCTCACTCGATGGACGCCGGACGTCCGGTCGAAACGCCCGAAATCGTCGCGGACTTTTTTCGCGAGCGAGGTCGTCAGAGCCGCACATCGAGCGATTCGATAACCCCGACGCTCGAGGTCGAGATCGATGGCAAGACAGTCTCGGGCACCACCGATGGCGACTACCTCGTCGTGCAGACGGACGCAGGAATTGAGACGAGAGCGGTCACGAATGGACGGTTCTCGCTCGAGAAGGACAATGCACTGTCACCGATGCGTGTCGTCGCCGTCAGCGTCGGGGAGGACGTCTGGGCCCTCGAGACGGCGACTGAGGTCCTTCGCCCGGAACGAGGCGCTCCGTAA
- a CDS encoding ABC transporter ATP-binding protein — MASLRVENLRKEYDRGAIVAVDDLNLEVEDGEFVTVVGPSGCGKTTTLRMIAGLEKPTSGSISLGDEDVTNQSARNRDIAMVFQNYALYPHKTVFQNMAFGLRMSTDLSKAERAEKVQWAAEMMDIEELLDQKPDELSGGQKQRVALGRAIVREPKLFLFDEPLSNLDAKLRTTMRAEIQRLQDELGITSVYVTHDQEEAMTMGDKIVILNDGELQQVGAPTHVYDEPANAFVGGFVGSPSMNFIDVVARTSGNSLVLTDGADFRFSLSPEYAADIDVQDGQPVTLGIRPEDVYTADPGSDGIQTTVDVLEPIGSDNYLYLDVQEDFIARVNADVKPTVGESIEITFDESKIRLFDRDTGESLLHPQRREPATPEA, encoded by the coding sequence ATGGCGAGTCTGAGAGTCGAGAACCTCCGAAAGGAGTACGACCGCGGAGCAATCGTCGCCGTCGACGATCTGAACCTCGAGGTCGAGGACGGCGAGTTCGTCACCGTCGTCGGGCCGTCGGGGTGTGGGAAAACGACGACGCTGCGCATGATCGCCGGCCTCGAGAAGCCGACGAGCGGGTCGATCTCCCTCGGCGACGAGGACGTTACGAACCAGAGCGCCCGGAACCGGGACATCGCGATGGTGTTCCAGAACTACGCGCTCTACCCGCACAAGACGGTCTTCCAGAACATGGCTTTCGGCCTGCGAATGAGTACGGACCTGTCGAAAGCCGAGCGAGCGGAGAAGGTCCAGTGGGCAGCCGAGATGATGGACATCGAGGAACTCCTCGATCAGAAACCCGACGAACTCTCCGGCGGCCAGAAACAGCGCGTCGCCCTCGGGCGAGCCATCGTCCGTGAGCCCAAACTGTTCCTGTTCGACGAACCGCTCTCGAACCTCGACGCGAAGCTCCGGACCACGATGCGCGCCGAGATCCAGCGCCTCCAGGACGAACTCGGCATCACCTCCGTCTACGTTACCCACGACCAGGAGGAGGCGATGACCATGGGTGACAAAATCGTCATCCTCAACGACGGCGAACTCCAGCAAGTCGGCGCGCCGACTCACGTGTACGACGAACCCGCGAACGCGTTCGTCGGCGGCTTCGTCGGTTCGCCCTCGATGAACTTCATCGACGTCGTCGCCCGCACGTCCGGCAACTCGCTCGTCCTCACCGACGGCGCAGACTTCCGCTTCTCGCTGTCACCCGAGTACGCCGCCGATATCGACGTCCAGGACGGACAGCCGGTCACCCTCGGCATCCGCCCCGAGGACGTCTACACGGCCGATCCCGGTTCGGACGGCATCCAGACGACGGTCGACGTCCTCGAGCCGATCGGGAGCGACAACTACCTCTACCTCGACGTCCAGGAGGACTTCATCGCTCGCGTCAACGCCGACGTCAAGCCAACCGTGGGCGAGAGCATCGAGATCACGTTCGACGAATCGAAGATCCGACTCTTCGACCGGGACACCGGCGAATCCTTGCTCCACCCCCAGCGACGTGAGCCGGCGACCCCGGAAGCCTGA
- a CDS encoding glucan 1,4-alpha-glucosidase, with protein MTLRAALDDYKRHQGSPTVFPGERRTTSGRFSGLAGRTVHVGRDGTLRDFSYPLTGCYGIDRSRFGVRVDGEIQWLDGLETTSQTYVDDTALVETTFAGEDRDLDIRLELERLDLTLDDLHVTHVTVAEGSADALAAFVSFAPGGRDDRIGQLVYDDPGVVEVYHRAEHDFLTSEPRFETVGGQLPERLADVLDDEPVDFPRGEETGQYEDGRLGGYVLGFVPFQDGSATVVSRLTDAPESSAVVEDLVERTTALADVESIRAAAPSISAGREGSADAGTGTETGTETETETETETETADLEHGAVVDDLRVLGVLSSERGSRMAGPDFDPHYEYSGGYGYTWFRDDAEIARFLLESADALDLNLETVHEHSASFYADVQLEDGTWPHRVWPNDGSLAPGWANDHIGGDGVDYQADQTASVLSYLATYAGTSDERAREAEPIIDRGLAGLDDTLAEDGLPVACQNAWENMAGRFTHTAATFLHAYAAVAAAPIDEELRAHAREQARTVYRGLDRLWDDDRGIYALRERDGDLDARLDSSTFALVDAHAAYDVLESVDDERRERLRQHVDATLDGLARKTDAVTGLIRFEGDDWRTRTQADEKIWTVSTAWGANAAVSLARLLGDDTYLERARNLLAELFPGGSLCLESGYLPEQVFDDGTPDSATPLGWPHALRLATIAQLCEIGEPVRPEHSTPVSN; from the coding sequence ATGACGCTACGCGCCGCGCTCGACGACTACAAACGACACCAGGGGTCCCCGACCGTGTTCCCCGGCGAGCGCCGGACCACGAGCGGCCGTTTCTCTGGACTGGCCGGCCGAACCGTCCACGTCGGCCGAGATGGAACGCTTCGAGACTTCTCCTATCCGCTCACTGGCTGCTACGGCATCGACCGCTCCCGGTTCGGCGTCCGGGTCGACGGCGAGATACAGTGGCTCGACGGACTCGAGACGACGTCCCAGACCTACGTCGACGACACAGCGCTGGTCGAGACGACCTTCGCCGGTGAGGACCGCGACCTCGACATTAGACTCGAACTGGAGCGCCTTGACCTCACGCTCGATGATTTGCACGTGACCCACGTCACCGTCGCCGAGGGGAGCGCCGACGCGCTCGCGGCGTTCGTCTCGTTCGCGCCAGGGGGACGCGACGACCGGATCGGGCAACTCGTCTACGACGACCCGGGCGTCGTCGAGGTGTACCATCGAGCGGAACACGACTTCCTGACGAGCGAACCCCGCTTCGAGACGGTCGGCGGTCAGCTTCCCGAACGACTGGCGGACGTTCTCGACGACGAACCCGTGGACTTCCCCCGAGGCGAGGAGACGGGCCAGTACGAGGACGGCCGACTCGGCGGGTACGTGCTCGGCTTCGTGCCGTTCCAGGACGGGAGCGCGACGGTCGTCAGCCGTCTCACCGACGCGCCCGAGTCGTCGGCCGTCGTAGAGGACCTCGTCGAACGAACGACCGCACTCGCTGACGTCGAATCGATCCGGGCGGCGGCGCCCTCGATTTCCGCGGGTCGGGAGGGAAGCGCCGATGCCGGGACCGGGACCGAGACCGGGACCGAGACCGAGACCGAAACCGAGACCGAGACCGAGACAGCGGACCTCGAGCACGGAGCCGTCGTCGATGACCTCCGCGTCCTCGGCGTCCTCTCGAGCGAGCGCGGCAGTCGCATGGCCGGCCCCGACTTCGACCCTCACTACGAGTACTCCGGGGGCTACGGCTACACCTGGTTCCGCGACGACGCCGAAATCGCCCGCTTCCTCCTCGAGAGCGCGGACGCCCTCGACCTGAACCTCGAGACCGTCCATGAACACAGCGCGTCCTTCTACGCCGATGTCCAGCTCGAGGACGGCACCTGGCCCCACCGGGTCTGGCCGAACGACGGCTCGCTCGCGCCCGGCTGGGCGAACGACCATATCGGTGGCGACGGCGTGGACTACCAGGCCGACCAGACCGCCAGCGTCCTCTCGTACCTCGCGACGTACGCGGGGACGAGCGACGAACGGGCTCGCGAGGCCGAACCCATCATCGACCGAGGGCTCGCTGGGCTCGACGACACCCTCGCCGAAGACGGGCTGCCGGTCGCCTGCCAGAACGCCTGGGAGAACATGGCCGGGCGCTTCACCCACACTGCCGCGACGTTTCTCCACGCGTATGCCGCCGTCGCGGCGGCCCCCATCGACGAGGAACTGCGAGCACACGCCCGCGAGCAGGCGCGGACCGTCTACCGCGGCCTCGATCGGCTCTGGGACGACGACCGCGGCATCTACGCGCTCCGGGAACGCGACGGCGACCTCGACGCGCGGCTGGACTCGAGCACGTTCGCACTCGTCGACGCCCACGCGGCCTACGACGTGCTCGAGTCGGTCGACGACGAACGCCGTGAACGACTCCGCCAGCACGTCGACGCGACGCTGGACGGACTCGCCCGGAAGACCGACGCCGTCACCGGGTTGATCCGCTTCGAGGGCGACGACTGGCGCACCCGAACGCAGGCAGACGAGAAGATCTGGACCGTCTCGACGGCCTGGGGAGCCAACGCCGCCGTCTCGCTCGCTCGCTTGCTCGGGGACGACACGTACCTCGAGCGCGCCCGCAACCTCCTCGCGGAACTGTTCCCTGGAGGGAGTCTCTGCCTCGAGTCGGGCTACCTGCCAGAGCAGGTCTTCGACGACGGCACCCCCGACAGCGCGACGCCGCTCGGGTGGCCTCACGCGCTCCGGCTGGCGACGATCGCGCAGCTGTGCGAGATCGGCGAACCGGTTCGGCCGGAGCATTCGACGCCAGTCTCGAACTGA
- a CDS encoding alpha-amylase family glycosyl hydrolase, with protein MRHPGPPRFVAVGESVELAPRDPDPTAAYRWRVLAKPDVSDLEAPETAVWHAEPDVPGTYKFECAGPDGTAVQRVRAFPDVRRETTFELDRDELPKHDAGDVSVIGPFNEHLAGRDRPRLQDGTYVFDVELPPGDHRHGFVLGEGSEHDVWTETTVPGPARPQIRLDGQVEDETVVIGADATAGAGSEFADDELTVEFLIDDRDGLDDGVLEADGHEARLPLRALKSVAVDDPVRVHAVAVGERHSVADCVAVSPDGSVDRVNDPPAWIRDAVVYEVFVRSFTDEGTFESFERRVPYLESLGVDCIWLTPVLESPTKHGYHTTDYFDTASDLGSRDAFESFVDRCHEAGIRVVFDLVINHTAREHANFDLSAAGVDDYADWYVWEPFEGSHLTESDLEKGRDEYGPPRRYLPDRGTELAQYYFNWRNIPNVNFDSLAVRRYMLDVVDEWADVVDGYRCDVAWGVPHGFWKEVHDQLEGRDPEFLLLDETIPRDPAYAEAEFDVHYDTTLYWTLVDVGKGEAPAESILEAARAPDREGFPDWSLHMRYVENHDEDRYLETCGPHAQRAAVAAVLTLPGVPMIYYGQERGATGYRQPMPWEGDGESTAFHRRLVAARRSEPALSQGTLQDLTYDADTDAAVAFVRDQENQRVVVALNFGEELATITFDATVPVDPTDLVTGTPVDCETDGSETTITVDDVVVLETR; from the coding sequence ATGCGACACCCCGGACCACCCCGTTTCGTCGCCGTCGGCGAGTCCGTCGAACTCGCCCCCCGTGATCCCGATCCGACAGCCGCCTATCGGTGGCGCGTCCTCGCAAAGCCGGACGTGAGCGACCTCGAAGCGCCCGAGACCGCGGTCTGGCACGCCGAACCCGACGTGCCCGGAACCTACAAATTCGAGTGCGCGGGACCCGACGGTACCGCCGTCCAGCGCGTCAGGGCGTTCCCCGACGTTCGCCGCGAGACGACCTTCGAACTCGACCGCGACGAACTCCCTAAACACGACGCGGGGGACGTGTCGGTCATCGGGCCGTTCAACGAGCACCTCGCCGGCCGCGACCGACCCAGGCTCCAGGACGGCACCTACGTGTTCGACGTCGAACTGCCGCCGGGCGACCATCGACACGGGTTCGTCCTCGGCGAAGGGAGCGAACACGACGTCTGGACCGAGACGACGGTTCCGGGCCCCGCCCGCCCGCAAATTCGCCTCGACGGCCAGGTCGAAGACGAGACGGTGGTGATCGGCGCCGACGCGACGGCCGGCGCCGGCAGCGAGTTCGCGGACGACGAACTGACCGTCGAGTTCCTGATCGACGACCGGGACGGCCTGGACGACGGCGTGCTCGAGGCCGACGGCCACGAGGCCCGCCTCCCGCTTCGGGCCCTCAAGTCCGTGGCCGTTGACGACCCGGTTCGCGTCCACGCCGTCGCCGTCGGCGAACGTCACAGCGTCGCGGACTGCGTCGCCGTCTCGCCGGACGGGTCGGTCGACCGCGTGAACGACCCGCCGGCGTGGATTCGCGACGCCGTCGTCTACGAAGTGTTCGTTCGATCGTTCACCGACGAGGGGACGTTCGAGTCGTTCGAACGTCGCGTCCCCTACCTCGAGTCGCTGGGCGTCGACTGCATCTGGCTCACGCCTGTCCTGGAGAGCCCGACGAAACACGGCTACCACACGACGGACTACTTCGACACGGCTTCGGACCTGGGCTCTCGAGACGCGTTCGAGTCGTTCGTCGACCGCTGCCACGAGGCGGGCATTCGTGTCGTCTTCGACCTCGTGATCAACCATACTGCTCGCGAGCACGCGAACTTCGACCTGAGCGCCGCCGGGGTCGACGACTACGCCGACTGGTACGTCTGGGAGCCGTTCGAGGGGAGCCACCTGACCGAGAGCGACCTCGAGAAGGGACGAGACGAGTACGGCCCCCCGCGACGGTACCTCCCTGATCGAGGCACCGAGCTCGCCCAGTATTACTTCAACTGGCGGAACATCCCGAACGTCAACTTCGACTCGCTCGCGGTTCGACGGTACATGCTCGACGTCGTCGACGAGTGGGCGGACGTGGTCGACGGCTACCGGTGTGACGTCGCCTGGGGCGTCCCTCACGGTTTCTGGAAGGAGGTCCACGACCAGCTCGAGGGCCGGGATCCCGAGTTCCTCCTGCTCGACGAGACGATTCCCCGCGATCCGGCGTACGCCGAGGCCGAGTTCGACGTTCACTACGACACCACCCTCTACTGGACGCTGGTCGACGTCGGAAAGGGCGAGGCGCCCGCCGAATCGATCCTCGAGGCCGCCCGGGCACCGGATCGAGAGGGGTTCCCCGACTGGTCGCTCCACATGCGCTACGTCGAGAACCACGACGAGGATCGCTACCTCGAGACCTGCGGCCCACACGCCCAGCGCGCGGCCGTCGCGGCAGTCCTCACGCTCCCCGGTGTCCCCATGATCTACTACGGCCAGGAGCGGGGTGCGACCGGCTACCGACAACCGATGCCCTGGGAGGGCGACGGCGAGTCCACTGCGTTCCACCGGCGGCTCGTAGCCGCCCGTCGATCCGAACCCGCCCTCTCCCAAGGGACGCTCCAGGATCTCACGTACGACGCCGATACTGACGCGGCCGTCGCGTTCGTTCGGGACCAGGAGAATCAGCGCGTCGTCGTGGCGCTGAACTTCGGCGAGGAACTCGCGACGATCACGTTCGACGCGACGGTCCCGGTCGACCCGACGGACCTCGTCACCGGGACCCCGGTCGACTGCGAGACAGATGGGAGCGAGACGACGATCACCGTGGACGACGTGGTCGTCCTCGAGACGAGGTAG
- a CDS encoding TrmB family transcriptional regulator, whose translation MDDETVADNLRQLGLSEKEIDTYLTILEHGEAKASTVAEDAGVSKRYVYSVSEKLDERGFVDVIDHVVPTTIRANPPEEVVAALTSDLESLEPELTTRYGNVSEQEREFEVIKTRTTIMKRIKGLLERATEEVTLSIPASLLEEIEDELRETVDRGVLVILLVTGDDTLPAERFEGIASVVRLWGEHAPLIVTAERRLGLFAPNEMLVRSNAGTQGIAISQAQLVPIIVGSFFGNYWPMAEQVYVTDPDDLPRTYTDFRHAVLQSTLHLEDGREIAVSAEARPVRTDDYATVEGRLVGVRQSLLEPTRDTFAVENALIVEIEAANGAGDDGDEGDGEDGDNRTVTLGGEGAFVEDYETKSVTLEPAA comes from the coding sequence ATGGACGACGAGACGGTCGCGGACAACCTCCGACAGCTGGGTCTGTCGGAGAAGGAAATCGACACGTATCTCACTATTCTCGAGCACGGAGAGGCGAAAGCGAGCACGGTAGCCGAGGACGCGGGCGTCTCGAAGCGCTACGTATACAGCGTCAGCGAGAAGCTCGACGAACGGGGCTTCGTCGACGTCATCGATCACGTCGTGCCGACGACGATCCGGGCGAACCCGCCGGAGGAAGTCGTTGCGGCGCTCACGAGCGACCTCGAGTCGCTCGAACCCGAACTCACCACCCGGTACGGCAACGTCTCCGAACAGGAACGGGAATTCGAGGTCATCAAGACCCGGACGACCATCATGAAGCGGATCAAGGGACTGCTCGAGCGCGCCACCGAGGAGGTGACCCTCTCGATCCCCGCCTCGCTGCTCGAGGAAATCGAAGACGAACTGCGGGAGACGGTCGACCGCGGCGTCCTGGTCATCCTGCTCGTGACCGGCGACGATACTCTCCCAGCCGAGCGCTTCGAGGGCATCGCGAGCGTCGTCAGGCTCTGGGGAGAGCACGCGCCGCTCATCGTGACCGCCGAGCGCCGCCTCGGCCTGTTCGCCCCGAACGAGATGCTCGTTCGCTCGAACGCGGGCACGCAGGGAATCGCCATCTCGCAGGCCCAGCTCGTGCCGATCATCGTCGGCTCCTTCTTCGGCAACTACTGGCCGATGGCCGAGCAGGTGTACGTCACGGACCCGGATGACCTCCCGCGGACGTACACCGACTTCCGCCACGCCGTCTTGCAGTCGACGCTCCACCTCGAGGACGGCCGCGAAATCGCCGTCAGCGCCGAGGCTCGTCCCGTTCGGACGGACGACTATGCCACCGTCGAGGGGCGACTCGTTGGGGTCAGACAGAGCCTCCTCGAGCCGACCAGAGACACGTTCGCGGTCGAGAACGCGCTGATCGTCGAAATCGAAGCCGCCAATGGTGCGGGAGACGACGGGGACGAGGGCGACGGCGAGGACGGCGACAACCGCACCGTCACCCTCGGCGGCGAGGGCGCGTTCGTCGAGGACTACGAGACGAAGTCCGTGACCCTCGAGCCAGCGGCGTAA
- a CDS encoding GNAT family N-acetyltransferase: MPDTPPVTFELLGWPPDGPTVRLHHERFSYAGKFVMSSTGKAVARARTDDDEYESGDADAGIVSADLDSSKRADLPYATDVLAAVAFNEDRTDASTLWLRYVTVDRAHRGRGLGPKLVGFVRDAALERGYDRLQIAVNNPYAYDALWKGGFGFTGETTGIAELVLEYPTQATTETYRRGLERFLERDLTDGERAFVARRLEVGPPSRIDST, from the coding sequence ATGCCCGACACGCCGCCGGTCACCTTCGAGCTGCTCGGCTGGCCACCCGACGGCCCCACGGTCAGGCTTCACCACGAGCGGTTCAGCTACGCGGGCAAGTTCGTGATGTCGTCGACCGGGAAAGCGGTCGCGCGCGCTCGAACGGACGACGACGAGTACGAGTCCGGGGACGCCGACGCAGGAATCGTGTCGGCCGACCTCGACTCGAGCAAACGCGCCGACCTCCCCTACGCGACCGACGTCCTCGCCGCCGTCGCGTTCAACGAGGATCGGACCGACGCCTCGACGCTCTGGCTCCGGTACGTCACCGTCGACCGCGCCCACCGCGGCCGGGGTCTCGGCCCGAAACTCGTCGGTTTCGTCCGCGACGCAGCCCTCGAACGCGGCTACGACCGACTGCAGATCGCCGTCAACAACCCCTACGCCTACGACGCCCTCTGGAAGGGCGGCTTCGGGTTCACCGGCGAGACCACCGGCATCGCGGAACTCGTTCTCGAGTACCCGACGCAGGCGACCACGGAGACGTATCGCCGGGGCCTCGAACGCTTCCTGGAGCGCGACCTCACCGACGGCGAACGCGCGTTCGTAGCGCGCCGACTCGAGGTGGGGCCGCCTTCGCGGATCGATTCGACGTAG
- the fen gene encoding flap endonuclease-1: MGNAALRDIAVIESIPFSDVEGVVAVDAHNWLYRYLTTTVKWTASGKYTTSDGTEVANLIGIVQGLPKFFEHDIIPVMVFDGGPSELKADEIESRRDQRETYEAQLERAREEGDTVAIAQLESRTQRLTPTIQETSRELLRLLDVPIVEAPAEGEAQAAHMARRGDADYVGSEDYDALLFGAPYTLRQLTSKGDPELMDLEATLAKHDLTQEQLIDAAILIGTDFNEGVNGIGPKTALKEIAEHGDLWSVLEARGDHVEYGDRVRQLFRDPDVTDDYEFETTLDPDLEAARTYVVDEWGVDAGEVERGFERIEESVTQTGLDKWT, translated from the coding sequence ATGGGAAACGCAGCACTCCGGGACATCGCCGTTATCGAGTCGATTCCGTTCTCGGACGTCGAGGGCGTCGTTGCCGTCGACGCCCACAACTGGCTCTACCGGTACCTGACGACGACCGTCAAGTGGACCGCGAGCGGGAAGTACACGACCAGCGACGGCACCGAAGTCGCGAACCTGATCGGTATCGTCCAGGGCCTGCCGAAGTTCTTCGAACACGACATCATCCCCGTGATGGTCTTCGACGGCGGCCCCTCGGAACTGAAAGCCGACGAGATCGAATCCCGACGCGACCAGCGCGAGACCTACGAGGCCCAACTCGAGCGCGCCCGCGAGGAGGGCGACACGGTCGCCATCGCCCAGCTCGAGTCCCGAACCCAGCGGCTGACGCCGACGATCCAGGAGACCAGTCGTGAACTGCTCCGACTGCTCGACGTGCCTATCGTCGAGGCGCCCGCGGAGGGCGAGGCGCAAGCCGCGCACATGGCCCGTCGCGGGGACGCCGACTACGTCGGCTCGGAGGACTACGATGCGCTCCTCTTCGGCGCCCCCTACACGCTTCGACAACTGACGAGCAAGGGAGACCCCGAACTGATGGACCTCGAGGCGACCCTCGCGAAACACGACCTCACGCAGGAACAGCTCATCGACGCGGCCATCCTGATCGGGACGGACTTCAACGAGGGCGTGAACGGAATCGGCCCGAAGACGGCCCTGAAAGAAATCGCCGAACACGGCGACCTCTGGAGCGTGCTCGAGGCCCGCGGCGACCACGTCGAGTACGGCGACCGGGTTCGACAGCTCTTCCGGGACCCGGACGTCACCGACGATTACGAGTTCGAGACGACCCTGGATCCGGACCTCGAGGCGGCGCGCACCTACGTAGTCGACGAGTGGGGCGTCGACGCTGGCGAGGTCGAACGCGGATTCGAACGGATCGAGGAGAGCGTCACCCAGACCGGACTGGACAAGTGGACGTGA